From Drosophila nasuta strain 15112-1781.00 chromosome X, ASM2355853v1, whole genome shotgun sequence, one genomic window encodes:
- the LOC132795588 gene encoding uncharacterized protein LOC132795588 has product MAGRQLLLLLLLPLLHVSARRTVGAGAGYRLPPAMGRSSDADVGSGRDLFKKFMLWRNLFQQPQQPPQDNIIVISPPTNYFPTTTTTTTTTTNTTRGLGTRGRWRSIEEQPVPTMPTSLMLSDGVDGGVQRQRRRRQRPRNRNRNGNRNAGGNIQVRGAGGQQPRKKKKTRHRHVNKRQQREMWQQQQQLFELAEEEEPIARIEAEAEAEAEAEAEAMAEALALAETEAEAAATLLEQQSVLDMRHERSMPNIWRRRHSRY; this is encoded by the exons ATGGCTGgccggcagctgctgctgctcctgttgctgccCCTGTTGCACGTCTCGGCGCGTCGAACTGTTGGTGCTGGTGCTG GCTATCGCCTGCCGCCTGCGATGGGACGCAGCTCGGACGCTGATGTGGGCAGCGGTCGTGATCTGTTTAAGAAATTCATGCTGTGGCGCAACTTGTtccaacagccacaacaaccgCCGCAGGACAACATCATTGTCATCTCACCGCCCACCAACTACTTtccaacgacgacgacgacaacaacaaccacaacgaacACCACCAGGGGACTGGGGACCAGGGGCAGGTGGCGGAGCATTGAGGAGCAACCGGTGCCCACAATGCCGACGAGTCTAATGCTCAGCGATGGCGTTGATGGAGGCGTccagcgacaacgacgacgacgtcagcGGCCGAGAAACAGAAATCGCAACGGAAACCGCAATGCGGGGGGCAACATTCAAGTGCGGGGAGCGGGAGGGCAGCAGCCGAGGAAGAAAAAGAAGACGCGTCATCGACACGTGAACAAGCGACAGCAGCGTGaaatgtggcagcaacagcaacaactatttGAACTagccgaagaagaagaaccaATTGCGAGAatcgaagctgaagctgaagcagaagctgaagcgGAGGCCGAAGCCATGGCTgaagctttagctttagctgaGACTGAAGCGGAGGCTGCTGCGACGCTGCTCGAACAGCAGAGCGTGTTGGACATGCGGCATGAACGGTCGATGCCAAATATCTGGCGACGACGCCACTCGAGATACTAA
- the LOC132796345 gene encoding uncharacterized protein LOC132796345 — MDNSCGFCGMQLDPESMLCNLCDNDDDLNNYLSSSMENSDVEDSSDTQTEVALESLANGGYVPSDDDLEVDEDNYQFDILFNMCVLEAFLVVSKINDDNMNN; from the exons ATGGATAATTCTTGCGG GTTTTGCGGCATGCAATTGGATCCAGAGTCGATGCTTTGCAACTTATGCGATAATGATGACGATTTGAACAATTACCTAAG CTCGTCTATGGAAAACTCTGACGTCGAGGACTCTTCTGATACGCAGACCGAAGTTGCCTTAGAATCTCTGGCTAACGGTGGATATGTACCGTCCGACGATGATTTGGAAGTTGATGAAGACAATTATCAATTTGATATTCTCTTCAATATGTGCGTACTGGAAGCTTTTTTGGTGGTATCAAAAATCAATGACGATAACATGAACAATTAA